One part of the Candidatus Eisenbacteria bacterium genome encodes these proteins:
- a CDS encoding DUF91 domain-containing protein, with translation MDEERKVLPLKEAYRFGAEKGLGPEMAEIREMEIEWDLSYNSSLRRGYVVDLLDRKQLFDDFKEQYWPAGKTPWGERKSAFWLRLKTRYEDFLAGRGETVADPEETDEDQAFAAETDLRDFLANNLGCVEPGLVLYRDGERTGVEFPVEDGRVDILAADRSGRFVVFELKLARGRNKVLGQLLYYMGWVDRHLGQAPCRGVIVAKEISEDLILATQRVQGVSLYRYKLSVSVERVT, from the coding sequence ATGGACGAGGAACGGAAGGTTCTGCCACTGAAGGAAGCTTATCGTTTCGGCGCAGAGAAAGGCCTCGGTCCGGAAATGGCCGAGATCAGGGAAATGGAGATTGAGTGGGACTTGTCGTACAACTCGTCCCTGCGCCGCGGGTATGTCGTCGATCTCCTTGACCGGAAACAGCTGTTCGATGACTTCAAAGAGCAGTATTGGCCTGCAGGTAAGACTCCTTGGGGGGAGCGGAAGAGCGCGTTCTGGCTTCGCCTCAAAACTCGATATGAGGACTTTCTCGCGGGGCGTGGCGAAACCGTTGCTGACCCAGAGGAGACCGACGAGGATCAGGCGTTCGCGGCCGAGACTGACCTCCGAGATTTCCTCGCGAACAACCTTGGGTGCGTGGAGCCCGGCCTAGTGCTCTACCGTGACGGCGAACGAACCGGCGTGGAGTTTCCAGTAGAGGACGGCCGCGTCGACATCCTCGCGGCCGACAGGTCCGGGCGATTCGTGGTCTTTGAGCTGAAGCTGGCTCGCGGGCGCAACAAGGTGCTCGGGCAATTGCTCTACTATATGGGTTGGGTCGACCGACATCTCGGTCAGGCTCCCTGCCGTGGGGTGATCGTGGCGAAAGAGATCTCAGAGGATCTGATCTTGGCCACCCAGCGTGTCCAGGGCGTTTCGCTCTACCGTTACAAACTCAGCGTGTCCGTTGAGCGCGTAACCTGA